GAAAATATTCACCACAACCCCCTCTAACTCCCCCTTCGCCTTCCAGGCCGAAGGGGGAGAACCTGAAGGAGATAGCTCAGGCCTTCGCGCCACTGATTCTATTAGGAAAGATGGCGTCGTGTGATAGGGGGCATGATAGGAGAGAGAATGGTTAGGCCTGGGTGCGCTCCTTGCGGTGGACTTCCAGGATATCGCCCTCACGGTAGTCGCCGAAGCCGGAGATGCCGACGCCGCACTCGAAGCCAGTGGCGACTTCGTTGACGTTATCTTTGAAGCGTCGGAGGGTATCTATGTTACCTTCATGGATGATTTTGCCGCCCCGGATGACGCGGGCCGCGGCGCCGCGGATGAGCTTGCCATCAGTGACCATGCAGCCGGCGGCCTTGCCGACCTTGCCGGCGCTGAAGACGGCGCGAACGGTAGCATGGCCGAGAACGACATCGCGCTCGGTGGGCTCCAGGATGCCCTTCAGGGCTTTTCCCACGTCTTCGATCAGCTGGTAGATGATGTTGTAGGAGCGGATCTGGACGGCCTCGCGCTCAGCGGCGCGTTCGGCACCAGTCTCGACGGTGGTGCTGAAGCCGAGGATGACGGCCTTGGAGGCGCTGGCGAGGAGGACATCGCTCTCGGTAACACCGCCAGCGGCGGCGTGGAGGATGTTGATGCGGACGGTGGGGCTGTCCAGGCGCTCCAAGGCGCCGCGGACGGCTTCCAGGCTGCCCTGGGCGTCGGCCTTAAGGATAAGGTTAAGCTCCTTGATTTCGCCGGCGGTGAATCTGGTGACGACGCCTTCCAGGGTCATGGCGCGGGCGAGGGTCTGCTCCTCATCCTTGCGCTGGGTATTCTCATCGACCACGTCCCGTGCCATCTTCTCTTCCGACACAACATAGAACTTGTCGCCGGCCTGGGGGAGGGCGCTGTAGCCGAGGATTTCCACAGGGGCGCCGGGGACGGCGTCTTTGACGCGGCGTCCCAGGTCGTTGGAGAGGGCTTTGACCTTGCCTGTGACGGTGCCGGCGACGACGATGTCTCCGATTTTGAGGGTGCCGTTCTGGACGAGGACGGTGGCGACGGGGCCTTTGTTGCGGTCCAGCTTGGCCTCGATGACGACGCCTGTGGCGGGGCGGTCGAAGTTGGCCTTGAGCTCGGCGATTTCAGAGACGACGAGGATATTTTCCAGGAGGTCATCAATGCCGGTGCCCTTCTTGGCGGAGAGGGGGACGGCGATGACTTCGCCGCCTAGCTCTTCGATAACCAGGCCGTGCTCCAGGAGCTGCCGCTTGACCTTTTCCGGGTTGGCTTCAGGCTTGTCCATCTTATTGATGGCGACGATGATGGGGAGGTTGGCGGCCTTGGCGTGGTTCATGGCCTCAATGGTCTGGGGCATGACGCCGTCGTCAGCGGCGACGACGAGGACAGCGATATCGGTAACGCTGGCGCCGCGGGCGCGGATGGCGGTGAAGGCCTCATGGCCCGGGGTGTCCAGGAAGGTGATCTTCTGCTCTTTGTAGTCGACCTGATAGGCGCCGATGTGCTGGGTGATGCCGCCCACCTCGCCGGCGGCGACGCGGCTGTTGCGGATGGTGTCCAGGAGGGTGGTCTTGCCGTGGTCGACGTGGCCGAGGATGGTGACGACGGGGCTGCGGAGCTGGAGGGCGGCCTCGTCCTTTCGCTCCAGGTCGGCGAGGACACTGGCGATGGCGCTGACGGCCTTTTCCTCTTTGCGGGCCTTGAAGCCGAAGCCGCCGGTGACGGTGGCGGCGAGGTCGAAGTCGACGACCTGGTTAATGCCGGCCATGACGCCGTTGCGCATAAGCTGCTTGATGACTTCCACAGGGCTGACCTTCATGAGGTCGCCTAGCTGCTTGACGGTGAGCGTAGAGGGGAGGACCAGCTCTTTGGGAGCTGGTTTTTTGGCGACGAGCTTTTTGGGGGCGGCGGGAGCGGCGGCCCCGTTATCCAAGGTTGGAGCGCGTTTTTTTGTAGTCATGTGGCCTCTTTTCCAGCAGCGGCAAGCTGCTCCGTGTATTGAGTCATCAGAGATTCTTTGTTCTCTGACGATATTTGGGTCCGAAGGGCGCGTTCCAGGCCTCCCTTCTTGAGGCCTTTGTGCCAGCATTCCCGCTGGAGGCAGAGATAAGCGCCCCGACCGGACTTTTTTCCTTTCAGATCAATTTCAGCAGCGCCTGGGAGGGCGCGGACAAGCCGCACCATCTGACGCTGAGGCTGTTTTTGACCGCAGGCCAGGCAGGAGCGGAGGGGTATATGCCTGGCTTTTGGGGGCAATAGGGAGGTCTCCTATCGGCCACCGCCGACGCGGGGTCGAGCTTTGTTGCCCTGGCCGCCCTTCTTTTTGTTGGGAGCGCGGCCTCCCCGCTTGTCGCGGCGACCGGCACCGCCCCGGTCGTAATCCAGGATATCTTCGGCGAAGCGGATTTTTCCGGCATCCGGGGTGAGCTGAGGCGTCTTCCAGATATCTTCGCCCATCTCCTGGACTTCCGTGACCTCTTCTTCCGCCTCCTCCGCGTCCTCGGTCTCCTGTTCTTCCAGGCCCAGGGCAGCGAGCTCCTCCTCTACGCTGGCAGAGGCGGCGACTTTTTCTTCAGGGGCGGGAGCAGTCTTGTCCTGGGCGAGGATTTCAGCAAGGGCTTCCTCCAGAACGGGGACGGCGACTTTAGGCTTCTCAGGCTCAGCTTTCTCTTCGACAGGCGCCGGAGTTTTCTTGGCGCGGGCGGCTTCAGCCACGGCGTCGGCCTTGGTTTTGGCCTCCTCGCGGGCGCGCTCCTCGACGACGGCGGCGGCGGTCTCAGAGTCCAGCTTGATCTGGGCTTTGAGGGTCTCCCATTCCGCCATGCTCTTGATATCCAGATGCCAGCCGGTGAGTTTGGCGGCGAGGCGGGCGTTCTGGCCCTCTTTGCCGATGGCGAGGGAAAGCTGGCGCTCAGGGACTACCACGACGGCGGACTTGTCCTTTTCCGTGGCTTCCACATGGACGACTTCCGCAGGGCTGAGGGCGTTGGAGATAAAGCGCTTGAGGTCGCGGTCCCAGCGGACGACGTCGATTTTCTCGCCCTGGAGCTCGTTGACGATGTTCTGGATACGATTGCCGCGCATGCCGATGCAGGAGCCTACGGGGTCTACGCCTTCTTGCATAGCGACGACGGCGACTTTGCTGCGGGAGCCGGCCTCGCGGGCGATGGAGCGGATTTCGACGATGCCGTTATAGACCTCCGGGACTTCCAACTCGAAGAGGCGCTTGAGGAGGTTTTTGTGGCTACGGGAGACAATAATCTCCGGACCCTTGGCGTTGCGGCGGACTTCCAGGACATAGACCTTGAGGCGCTGGCCGCGGCGGTAGCGCTCAGTGATGACTTGCTCTTCAGGGGTGAGGAGGGCTTCGGCGCGGTCCAGCTCCAGAGTAATGCCCTTGGCGGGGTCCATCTGGCCGACGACGGCGGAGATAATATCATCGACGCGCTTAACGAACTCGCCGTAGACGAGTTCGCGCTCGGCCTCGCGGAGGCGCTGGAGGACCACCTGCTTGGCGGTCTGGGCGGCGATGCGGGAGGCCTGGTGGGAGAGGCTTTCGACTTCGACAGTGTCGCCGGCTTTGACGTCGCGTTTGAAGGTCTTGGCCTCTTTGAGGGCGATTTCTTTTTTGGAGTCCTGGACATCCTCGACAGCGGTCTTGACGACGTAGGCGCGGATGTCGCCGGTGTTGGGGTTGAGCTTAACGGACACGTTTAAGCCATCTCCCCAGTTGTCCTTTTTGAAGGCGGAGGCCAGAGCGGCCTCAATAGCCTTAAGGACCTCCTCTTTTGGGAGGTGGCGTTCCGCAGCTAGCTGCGTAAGTGCTATTAAGAAGTCACTTTTCAAGGCGGACCCCCTATTGCAATTCCCCTTTAAGCAAGAAAGCGGGACTCACAGCCCGCTTTCAAGCGCAATACGAGAAAGGAATTACAGGGGCAAGTATAGCACTAGATTGGAGGGGCGGCAAGGGAAGTAAAGGACTGCTTCAGATAAAGTCCTCAGTTAGTAGACCAGCAAGGGGAACACCAAGGCTATTAGCTATACTAGAAAGGGTGGTATAACGAGGAGAGTGCTCGCCTTTTTCAATCCTTAGTAGGGTTATGCGGCCAATTCCAGCTTTTTCAGCCAAGGAGCCTTGAGAAAAGTTCTTCTCTTCTCTCAGCCTACGTATGCGAGTCCCGAGGATTTCCCGGCCTCTTTTGGCTGACTGAACACTTTGCCGCTTATAGCCTTTGTCGCAGAAGGGTCTGACGTAGTCCCATGGCAATTCTATAGAATCACCGCTTTTTGTATGCAACACTAGCTGGTAAGGATTAGGAAGGTAAACGGAATCCAGGTTAGCAAGAGAGCCAATTTCTGAGATTTTTGAGAATGGCAAAATACCCTCTTGACCATCAGCAAAAACAAATCTAATTCCCTCTCGGTCAGCTTTAGCGAAGGTAAGCATGCGTTCTGCGTTTTTTACGTGAGTGGCCAAGGCGCTCATAGTCGTGAGAGGCTCCTTTCCTGATCATCTCTTACGAATAATGTCCCAGGCGTTCCTGATGGCTTCTGAATGCTTTTTATAGGCGAACCGGATGTCCCTAGACATACCAGGCGGCGGATCTTCCATGTAGGAACCACCGTTTAGTTCGATGCGGCAAAGGTCCTCATTTCCGATCCATACGTGGACATGGGGTGGTTCGAAAGCATTCTCTCTAGTGTTGATAATGAACTTTAATTGTCCCTCAATGACTACTGTAGGCATAGTCTTAACAACTACACCTAAAAGGTGTATGTATCATAAATGATACATTATGCAATGACAAGAGGGTGTGGATTATAGGCGGACGGAGCAGAACAGATGCAGTTGAGGGACTAGCTACCACCAGACTTTGCCGCGGGCCTCTTTTTCCATTTCTTCAGCGTCTTTGGTCCAGAGGCCGGTGGAGAGGTATTTCCAGCCGCCGTCGGCGAGGAGGCAGACGATGTTGCCTTTATGCATACGCTCGGCGGTCTTCATAGCGGCCCAGACGACGGCGCCGGAGGAGATGCCGGCGAAGATGCCTTCCTGGCGCATAAGCTCGCGGACGCCGCGAAAGGCGTCGCGGGACTTGCCCATGATACGGGCATCGAGCAATGAGAGATCCAAGATGGGGGGAATGAAGCCTTCCTCCAGGTCTCGAAGGCCCTGGATAGCCTCGTCAGGCTCGGGGGCGACGGCGATGACCTTGATATCCTTGCGATACTCTTTAAGTCGCCGGCCGACGCCCATGAGGGTGCCGCCGGTGCCGAGGCCGGCGACGAAGACGTCCACGTCCGGCAGGTCGCGAATGATTTCGTCGGCGGTGGTGTCATAGTGGGCACCCGGGTTGGCCTGGTTGCCGTACTGGTAGAGCATGACGTAGTCGCCGTTGGTACTACGGGCCATCATCTCCTGGGCCATAGCGATGGCGCCGTTGGAGCCGTACTTGCCGGGGGAGTAGACGATGTCGGCGCCGTAGGCGCGGAGAAGCTGGGTGCGCTCGGGGCTGACGTTGTCGGGCATGACGACTTTGACCCTGTAGCCCTTGAGTTTGGCGACGAAGGCCAGGGAGATGCCGGTGTTGCCGCTGGTGGGCTCCAGAATGGTGACGTGGGGGTTGAGCTTGCCCTCCCGCTCAGCGTTTTCAATCATGTTTTTGGCGATGCGGTCTTTGAGGCTGCCGGTGGGGTTCTGGCCCTCCAGCTTGGCAAAGATGCGCACCCCGTTACCCGGGTTCATGTTTCGGAGCTCCACCAGGGGGGTATTGCCGATGGTGTCTATCAGGGTCTTATAGGGCATGGGGGGCCTTCCGGGAAAATTCAACGTTGGCCTTAAGCGGTACCACCATCCCCTGACCCCTTCCTTTCAGGAAGGGGAAGAGAAATAAAGGAACCACAACCCCCTCCTTCGGCATACTCAGGACAGCGTCTAACTCCCCCTTCGCCTTCCAGGCCGAAGGGGGAGAACCAGATATGACCCTGCCCAGCCCAAGAGGTTGTACGCTCCCTGGACCCTTCCTGGGGTAGGTAAGTAATTCTTTGTGCAAAGCTGTCATGGGCGGTGCTAACTCTCTAGGAGGCTGTAACACCACTGGGCTGGCTGGCTGGGGAGGGCATGCCGCAGAAGGCCTCGTAGTCGATAAGCTCTTTGACGGTGGGCTTGTCTCCGCAGAGGGGGCACTTGGGGTTGCGCTTGAGTTTGACCTCGCGGAAGTCCATGTTGAGGGCATCGATGAGGAGGAGCCGGGAGGTGAGGGTCTCGCCGACGCCGAGGATGAGCTTGAGGGTCTCGGTGGCCTGGATGCTGCCGACGAGTCCGGTGAGGGCGCCCAGGACGCCGGCCTCGGCGCAGTTGGGGACGAGGCCTGGAGGGGGCGGGCTGGGGAAGAGGCATCGATAGCAGCCCTTGCCGGGCATGAAGACAGTGGCCTGGCCATCGAAGATGAGGATGCTGCCGTCTATGAGGGGCTTGTTTAGGAGATAGCAGGCGTCGTTGACGAGGTAGCGGGAGGGGAAGTTGTCGGCGCCGTTAACGACCATGTCGTACCGGGAGATGATGTCCATAGCGTTGTCGGAGTTGAGCCAGACCTCGTGGGGGACGATTTTGACCTCGGGGTTGTAGGCGTTGAGGGTGTTCTGGGCGGAGAGGACCTTGCGCTTGCCGACGGAGTCGTTGCGGTGGAGGACCTGGCGCTGGAGGTTGGAGAGGTCGACGACGTCGAAGTCGATAATGCCGATGGTGCCGACGCCGGCGAGGGCTAGGTAGAGGGCGGCGGGGCCGCCGAGGCCGCCGGCGCCGACGACGAGGACTTTAGAGTCGATGAGCTTGCGCTGCCCGCGGCTGCCGACCTGGGGCATGATGATATGGCGGCTGTAACGCTTGACCTGCTGGGGCGTTAGGGGCTGGGCCTGAGTCATTTCGGTTCCTCCTGACTTGTCTGTCGACGGGCAAAAAACGGGCCTCACTTAGAGCTATCTTGCCCAAGAAGTGAGGCTATTAATATATCCTGAAGACCTGCTATACGTTAAGGGCAGCCTTTCCGGCTACTAGTTCCAGCTGCCTTGCGGCCATGTCAGCGATGGTGGTGGAGCTGAGGAGCTGCTGCACGGCTTCTTCAAAGGACCTCCAGACCTCTCTCTGGGCACAAGCGGTGGAGAGTTTACATTCGTCCGGCTCCAAAAAACAGTCCAGCAGAGGGGCGCGGCCTTCCAGGCCGTTCATGACCATGGCAAGGGTGATCTGGGAGGGGTTGGAGGCGAGGGTGTGGCCGCCCTGGGGGCCGCGGCGGCTGAGGATGAAGCCGGCCTTGTGTAGGGTGGTGAGGACCTGGTCCAGGTAGGCTTCCGGGATGCCCTGTCGCTGGGCGATTTCAGAGGTCTGCATGGAGTGGCCCTGACCCCGCTGGGCGAGTTCCACCAAAGCACGGACGCCGTAGTCAACTTTCATGGGGATTCGCATAAGCACACCTGGAAGCGCTGGAGTGATTATACAACCGAGGGAGGGGATTGTCTATGAAGGGACTCGACAATAGGGTGCTTACAGCAAGGGTAGGTCCGCCCTAGATGGGGAGCGTTGTTCTGAATCGGGATACCATCCCCTGTCCCCTTCCCCGACTGCATCGGGACTGAGTACAGCCTGCTGGAAGGGGAAGAATAAATAAGATCACCTCATCATCCCCCTTCGACAAGCTCAGGGCAGGCTCTAGCCCCTTCTTCTCCTTTGCAATAGGAGAAGAAGGGGGACCAGATGGGACGGGACTACTGAACCCAGTCCAAAAGTCTCGCACACTGACCAGACCGTGTTTCACTTGATAGAACCGAGGACTGTGCTAAAGAAGCAGCGCCCCGACGGCTCGGGGCGCTGCTTCATCCCAGAAAGGGCCCGACGGAGGTGTCAGCTATTACTTAGTCACGGCTTTAGTGTACTCGTGGTAGCGAACCGGGCCCATATGCAGTTGGTTGACGGTGTAGTCAGCCACCACGCTGGGGTTGTAGGCGACTTCAGCGGTGACCCACATGAGGGGTACACTGAAGCCCTTGGCTAACCACTGCTCGGCGAAATCCTGAGAGATCTTATCTCGCTCAGCGAAAGTGGTGGTGACCAGGCACTTAGCGTAGAAGGCGGAGGCCTCCTCGAATTCGCGGTAGCCGATGCCCAGCTCCCATATCATGGAGAATTCCACGGCATGGCAGACCGGGTCCAGGGAGGGCGAGGCGGACCACATCCAGTTGGGTCGGCTCCTGGAGC
This window of the SAR202 cluster bacterium genome carries:
- the infB gene encoding translation initiation factor IF-2 translates to MLAQRPQEGRPGTRPSDPNIVREQRISDDSIHGAACRCWKRGHMTTKKRAPTLDNGAAAPAAPKKLVAKKPAPKELVLPSTLTVKQLGDLMKVSPVEVIKQLMRNGVMAGINQVVDFDLAATVTGGFGFKARKEEKAVSAIASVLADLERKDEAALQLRSPVVTILGHVDHGKTTLLDTIRNSRVAAGEVGGITQHIGAYQVDYKEQKITFLDTPGHEAFTAIRARGASVTDIAVLVVAADDGVMPQTIEAMNHAKAANLPIIVAINKMDKPEANPEKVKRQLLEHGLVIEELGGEVIAVPLSAKKGTGIDDLLENILVVSEIAELKANFDRPATGVVIEAKLDRNKGPVATVLVQNGTLKIGDIVVAGTVTGKVKALSNDLGRRVKDAVPGAPVEILGYSALPQAGDKFYVVSEEKMARDVVDENTQRKDEEQTLARAMTLEGVVTRFTAGEIKELNLILKADAQGSLEAVRGALERLDSPTVRINILHAAAGGVTESDVLLASASKAVILGFSTTVETGAERAAEREAVQIRSYNIIYQLIEDVGKALKGILEPTERDVVLGHATVRAVFSAGKVGKAAGCMVTDGKLIRGAAARVIRGGKIIHEGNIDTLRRFKDNVNEVATGFECGVGISGFGDYREGDILEVHRKERTQA
- a CDS encoding YlxR family protein; its protein translation is MVRLVRALPGAAEIDLKGKKSGRGAYLCLQRECWHKGLKKGGLERALRTQISSENKESLMTQYTEQLAAAGKEAT
- the nusA gene encoding transcription termination/antitermination protein NusA — translated: MKSDFLIALTQLAAERHLPKEEVLKAIEAALASAFKKDNWGDGLNVSVKLNPNTGDIRAYVVKTAVEDVQDSKKEIALKEAKTFKRDVKAGDTVEVESLSHQASRIAAQTAKQVVLQRLREAERELVYGEFVKRVDDIISAVVGQMDPAKGITLELDRAEALLTPEEQVITERYRRGQRLKVYVLEVRRNAKGPEIIVSRSHKNLLKRLFELEVPEVYNGIVEIRSIAREAGSRSKVAVVAMQEGVDPVGSCIGMRGNRIQNIVNELQGEKIDVVRWDRDLKRFISNALSPAEVVHVEATEKDKSAVVVVPERQLSLAIGKEGQNARLAAKLTGWHLDIKSMAEWETLKAQIKLDSETAAAVVEERAREEAKTKADAVAEAARAKKTPAPVEEKAEPEKPKVAVPVLEEALAEILAQDKTAPAPEEKVAASASVEEELAALGLEEQETEDAEEAEEEVTEVQEMGEDIWKTPQLTPDAGKIRFAEDILDYDRGGAGRRDKRGGRAPNKKKGGQGNKARPRVGGGR
- a CDS encoding helix-turn-helix transcriptional regulator, with translation MSALATHVKNAERMLTFAKADREGIRFVFADGQEGILPFSKISEIGSLANLDSVYLPNPYQLVLHTKSGDSIELPWDYVRPFCDKGYKRQSVQSAKRGREILGTRIRRLREEKNFSQGSLAEKAGIGRITLLRIEKGEHSPRYTTLSSIANSLGVPLAGLLTEDFI
- a CDS encoding DUF4160 domain-containing protein — protein: MPTVVIEGQLKFIINTRENAFEPPHVHVWIGNEDLCRIELNGGSYMEDPPPGMSRDIRFAYKKHSEAIRNAWDIIRKR
- a CDS encoding cysteine synthase, producing the protein MPYKTLIDTIGNTPLVELRNMNPGNGVRIFAKLEGQNPTGSLKDRIAKNMIENAEREGKLNPHVTILEPTSGNTGISLAFVAKLKGYRVKVVMPDNVSPERTQLLRAYGADIVYSPGKYGSNGAIAMAQEMMARSTNGDYVMLYQYGNQANPGAHYDTTADEIIRDLPDVDVFVAGLGTGGTLMGVGRRLKEYRKDIKVIAVAPEPDEAIQGLRDLEEGFIPPILDLSLLDARIMGKSRDAFRGVRELMRQEGIFAGISSGAVVWAAMKTAERMHKGNIVCLLADGGWKYLSTGLWTKDAEEMEKEARGKVWW
- the moeB gene encoding molybdopterin-synthase adenylyltransferase MoeB; this encodes MTQAQPLTPQQVKRYSRHIIMPQVGSRGQRKLIDSKVLVVGAGGLGGPAALYLALAGVGTIGIIDFDVVDLSNLQRQVLHRNDSVGKRKVLSAQNTLNAYNPEVKIVPHEVWLNSDNAMDIISRYDMVVNGADNFPSRYLVNDACYLLNKPLIDGSILIFDGQATVFMPGKGCYRCLFPSPPPPGLVPNCAEAGVLGALTGLVGSIQATETLKLILGVGETLTSRLLLIDALNMDFREVKLKRNPKCPLCGDKPTVKELIDYEAFCGMPSPASQPSGVTAS
- a CDS encoding Rrf2 family transcriptional regulator gives rise to the protein MRIPMKVDYGVRALVELAQRGQGHSMQTSEIAQRQGIPEAYLDQVLTTLHKAGFILSRRGPQGGHTLASNPSQITLAMVMNGLEGRAPLLDCFLEPDECKLSTACAQREVWRSFEEAVQQLLSSTTIADMAARQLELVAGKAALNV